TAATTAATCTTGCAGGCGACAGTTCTAGTCGGGAAAGCTATTATTCTGCAAGCCGTTTTTGGTTAGGTTATGGAGTTAAAAATGGTAAGCGCGCTCTACGTCGTGCTCGGCGCATTGTTATTGATAAAACTGTCTCTTGATGTCGTTAAACTCAGAATGCAGTATCGCGTAGCCTATGGCGACGGCGGGTTTTATGAGCTTCAGACGGCTATCCGCATCCACGGTAACGCTGTTGAGTACATTCCCATCGGCGCTATCCTATTGGTTCTTATGGAAATGAATGGCGCGATAGTGGCCGCGATCCATCTGTGCGGGATTCTCCTGATCGTCGGACGTTTATTTCACTATTACGGTCTGTATCACCGTGAATTCCGCTGGCGTCGTTCCGGCATGCTGGCCACCTGTGTCTCGCTGGTGCTGATGACGCTGCTCAATCTCTATTATTTGCCCTGGGAACTTGTATTTACCCTGTATTAATCGGCGCTCGTCAATCAGGCAACACCTGTTGCGGGTGAAGCGCCTTGCTCCTTAATTCGTCTTTACGCGCGTGTTTCCCTCACATGGTTGTTGTCTTACGCGGTCACAAGGCAACAACAGCGCATGCTTTATTACCTCATTCTGCTAGAATATCGCCTTTCAATTATCTATCTCAGCCCTATTTCCGTCATGCCAAACCACGATATGCTTTTTTCCGTTCCGATTGCCAATCTGGGCGACTGGACTTTCGACGAACGTGTAGCCGACGTTTTTCCCGACATGATTCAGCGTTCTGTTCCGGGATATTCCAATATTATCTCAATGATTGGCATGCTTGCCGGGCGCTTCGTTCAGGCCGAAAGTCAGATTTACGATCTGGGTTGCGCTTTGGGAGCGGCCACGCT
This is a stretch of genomic DNA from Brenneria rubrifaciens. It encodes these proteins:
- a CDS encoding MAPEG family protein — translated: MVSALYVVLGALLLIKLSLDVVKLRMQYRVAYGDGGFYELQTAIRIHGNAVEYIPIGAILLVLMEMNGAIVAAIHLCGILLIVGRLFHYYGLYHREFRWRRSGMLATCVSLVLMTLLNLYYLPWELVFTLY